The Chionomys nivalis chromosome 1, mChiNiv1.1, whole genome shotgun sequence sequence atctataaataaaatacacGGACCAGATAAGAGTTATATGAATAATGTTAAATTGAAAGTGCATACAGAACTCAGGAATATGTTTTCTCATTAATTTTGTCACTTATTCTGGTTCAATAAAATGCTCACAAGGAAAATAACCACTTAAGGCATTGCTGTTCAGAGTTTCATGAGAACAAATGAATCAACTTCCTGCTTTAGACTGAATCATTCATCTTGAACCAGGTTATTCTGCAAGATGGAACATCTGTGTTACAACTTGAAAAGTCAAAGCAGAAAGTACAACCATAGAAAGCCAGAGAGTTCAGCAGAACATCTAGACGGAAGTCTGTTTGTAGTTTTTGGTATCCAAGACCTTTTTGCCACACATTGCACAGAtgcctgaaaaaaagaaaacaagtgagCAACCAAGTAGTACCACCTTCTGGTTTATTATGGTAATCTGAAGCTTAAGACCACTTAGTGGGTGTGGAGAGAGGGCtccatggctaagagcactgactctgcAATCGTGTAAGCTAGAGTTTGGAGTTTAGCATTCACATATCCTCATAAATGCCCATAATTCCAGACCCAagtggggtggagacaggaggatccctggggtttgctggcttcCAGCCCAACTGAGAAAACAGAAGCCCCAGGTCCAGAGAGAGATCCCTCCATGAAAAGGAGGAGGTAGAGAGTGCAGAAGAAGAAGACATGTGATGCTCTCTTTTggtttctgtgtgcatgcctggtgtgtctcaacacaaacacaggcacagaaacacacatataagAATAAGTAGAacctttaagaatttcaaagcatcataaaagaaaaaaagaaacatcctttaactacaaatatattttaaactcaaTTTTGTCTTAGAAAAGAGAGTATTTGACTAAATACTTCTGTTATCCAAGTTAACTGCAAATCAAGTATATTTgatgtaaatagaaaaattaagttaAAGAAACTTACCTTTTTTGTAGGCACAGCCTTGGCAGTAATGAGAACCTGGCTGGTGTACAGAACTTTTACAGATTCTGCAAGTGGAGAACTTATTCTTTCCATACGGATCAAAcctacaaagtttaaaaaagaaagatatccATTTGCACTACAATAGAAACTCCTCGCCACATTTCCTCCCTTCATGTTCCATGACTGGCGGACAGACCTCCTCTGGCTCATTACTGTGTAATATGTATGCATTCCGCTGCCCTTCTGTGTAAGCTCATGAAAAGCCAGCTGTATTTATTTTCAGACCTGTTCCTATCACTTCTGTATGTTATTCTATCTGTGTGACAAACATGAAAACTGATGAAAGGTGAGTATAAGCAATGGTTGATTCTACAAAAAAATCTAAGAACCCGCCTTAGGACAACTAAATATAAACTGTTAACTACCATTGAATTGGGTATGGGTAAGCCaaccattaaaaatattaaaaatattgtgtgtgtgtctgtaggtgtATGATGCCACATTTGTGTAGGTAGTTGTAAAGGTCAGAGGGTTTGGGTCCTTCAGAGATTgacttacaggtggttttgagctgccTAATGtaatgtaggtgctgagaaccaaactcaggccatcaatTCCAGTACCTTctttgccaatttttttttttttttttttttttttttttggtaaatccAGGTTGGATGACCCTgcactcctgatttttttttttttaagatttatttatttattatgtgtacagtattctcagttttctgtctgcgtgtatgccttcaggccagaagaggacaccagatctcattacagatggttgtgagccaccatgtggttgctgggaattgaactcaggacctttggaagaacaggcagtgctcttaaccactgagccatctctccagccccactcctgATTCTTTTGTCAGCAGCACCTGAGCACTGGCATCAcatgcatgtgccatcacacagGCTTCAATTTTGTTCCAATGaggcacagaatatatattctGGTGACGGTTTATATGAGGAAAATGATATAAAACTCTCATACAGGCTTTACTGCAGTACCCAGTGATAGATGAATACACCCACAGTTTAGGTTTAAGATAAAATGCGGTATGTACCTCTCCTATTGACTACTTACTTTTAACAGGCATTTTTAACTGACTGGTCTAATACCTTTGAAAAAAGGGTTTTCTACTATATAAACATGGTATCCTATAGGAACTCTAGGGCAAATAGCTTTAGAAGAGATAGTTCTCCCCAAACCGGCAAGCTTGTCTAGCTCTAAAATGACTGTTTatgttttttctgtgtagcatcatAGTCCTGGTGTCCTGTCTGGGGTACAATCTAGGAgcttctttttgaaattttttgccttcatttctttatttttattttatgtgtacaggaTCTTGCCTGCATATGTCTAGACACCCTGAATGCTGTGCCAGACGAGCACCGATCTCCTACTGGAGTTGTAGGTAGCCGTGAGCCccatacaggtgctgggaattgaacccaggtcctctggaagatcagtcagtgttcagtcagtgttcttaaccactgacccctctctccagccccattattttctctattaacagacaccctttgcttacttgtttttattttttaagacagcatCTGGTTATATTACCCAGACTGTCAGGGAATTTACTATCTTCTTGTCGGCTTTCCACATGCTGGGATTGCCAGCATGCATCACCACAGCCAGGCAACAGGTCACTATTAAAGGCTAACTTTCCTAAACTCAAGACAATCACTTTACTCCCACAGGAGTAAGGATACTTGGAGTCCTTTTCTCAAACCATACTGTATATCTTAAGATGACATTTAAATCTCCGAATTCTTATGATGAACtggtagttttttttctttctttctttctctttaaagatgcgattattttttgatattctgtctgtgtgtgtgtttgcgtgcggCTGGTGAATGTGctgcggaggccagaagatggcagcGGATGCCCTGGAATTGGAATCAGAGGTGGTTGTGGGTCTTTTGATGTccaaactgaactcaggtcctctggaaaagcagtgctcttaaccactgagccatttcttagCCTCCCAGTTTCTTGCTTCTTATAAGGGCACCGGAAATTCAATGTAATGTAGGTAGGATACTTTCTCAAATAAGCTAACTAGAATAATCAAAAGTAACAGCCACACTTCAGAAATAGTAATTTATAAGCCTGGAGGAATTGAAGGTATATGAAGTTACACAATTCATATAAATAACTAGTAAAACCTGAATGGCCAGAAAACACAAGTCAACCAACATACACAGTATGATGCTGTGCTGAACATTAGGTCCATtatgctgcttttctttttttaaaatcaagtttcTAATAAGCACCTACTATGTAGCAGTCACTTTATAAAGTAAAagcttattatttctttaaatcatTGGGATGATGCCACACAATGGGTACTTTTTCATTTACCAAATATCTACTGAGTACTTACTGTTCTAAATACCAAAGATGAACATTAAAAATTTCCTGCCCTCACCAAACAAATATAGGAGCGGACAGGGAAAAAACAGTCCAGTAAAACAAGTTTTTCAGATAAGCAGTGAGTGTGACAAAGAGAACCCAGCTGGAAGCTGTAGTGGAGACACATACTGGCTAAGGACCCTGCACCAAGGAGCTCACATCTCAGTCAAGTAACAAGTCACAATGAGCCAGGAGGGACCTCTGAGCAGCAAACAACCTGCTTTAGGTCACAGTGGGATTGGCAAATCTCATGAGGTTACACGACTAATGAGGAGGAGTGTGGGATACTGGGAAGTCAGAAGAAAAAGATGTCATATCATGGAGGACCTTCTAAGCATGGTAGAGAACTTAGATTCTATTTACAGGAAACCAATGGAAGGCTTTAAGCAAAGGAATTCATGACCTTCTAGACGATCATTCTGGCGAATAATGTCTCAGTGTGGTCAAAGGAAGTAAAGAAATGGGATAGCAGTATTCATGCAAAAATTTAACTGAATATAATGAAGTACGGTGTTAAAATCTTGTTTTGAAGATGGGAGACATTTTGTTCTCATTCTCAGATGAAAAGGCACAgctcagaaagggtaagaaaCTCCAGGTCATATGACTACAGAGAGACAGACTCTCAAAGTAGTGCTTTGGCAATGACCCACATTTTCTCTGTACCTGTatcatctctttatttttatagcaTAGACTGAATACAGAAAAACATTGGGTTCCCGCCACCCTTGAAAATATCCTTTGCTGTATATGTTTGTTAGCTtggtttctggagacagggttcaaactcaggtccaaCTCCAAAGCTTATGACTTTCCCTCATTTCTTTGGTACCTTTGATTTGTAGGCAAATTAACAAgtagatgaaataaaaatcatgttttctagtaaaataatagaaagtagCACTAACATCTTCACATATTGTATAGGGTGGAAGAACAACTTAGAACAAACAGTATGTTTGTATGCCAACACTGCCTAACTTGGCCACAAGGGGATCAGGCTAAAGTTCATCCCAGTAGGCTTGCTATTTCAAAAGTCAACTTTATGACTGCCCTGGGTATGTTCTCACCTACCTTGCTTTTTTTGAAGTCAAAGCTTTGTTTTCATTCAGCTTCCTTCCTCCACtttctatatattaaaaaaaaaaaaaagtgcatacATATAAATTTACTTCTGTGCATTTAACATATTTAACATTTACACTTCTTGACTATATTAGGAATCCATACATGTAACCAAATGATGAAAAAGAAGATACAAAATCACAAGGGGAAATCCAGTACTCTTTAGTGGTTTAACAGATGACATACACTTTTCACTTTTCTAAGAGTGAAACACTAAAGCAGTGTCCATAGTATCTGATCCAgttcttatttcctttttataaatttatttttgttttatgtgcattggtgttttgcttgcaagtatgtctgtgtcggatcccctggaactggagtcacacatAGTTGTGAgatgccgtgtgggtgctggaaattgaacctgggtcctctggaagagcagtcagtgctcttaactgctgaaccacctctccagccccaattcctATTTCCTAATAGGAAACAATACCTGTGGTGTTCCGTGCACCATCTTTCCATGTATCTGGAGTGATAACTCTGCCGAGTTTCTTTTCACCTGTTATAGCAAGATAGCAAAAGGAAAGTAGAATTAGTATCTAATAAATATACCATGTGGAAATAAAATAAGcccatttcttttctaattttaaaataataaatatactatatCATTACTGAGATTCAAAATGACATTACGTCAGATTACAGTAGGAACCTGCTAATGCTGGAGTAGAAACCAGTGAATGAAGACTTAAGGTAGTAACTGTGGGCAATGGATAACTGATTCTAAGAAGGTTTACTGGACAATAAGATGCTTttgctgtttatattttaaacaattctGACAAACTTCAACATTTCCTAATTACCTACTATGTACAAAACAAGGTACTGATGAAAACAAAGCCTTGATTCTAGATTTCAGGGGGCTTATACCAAGTTCACTAGTTTCTTAAGAGCTTGTAGGTAGATCATAGGAAATAAATGAACCAGGTGGATTGGTACACAAACCTAACAtgtctatttctattttttcttgttAAGAATCTATAGCGTTTATCAGATTTTCAAAGTCATCCAAGACTTTAAAACAAGTGAAGAACCCTTCATTAAAAATATCAGTTGGAAAATAAAGTATTACAATTGTGAGCTAATTGAAACAGTTTACATATCTGGCAATACAAATATGAAGAAGATGAAGTCAAACTACATAGATTAAGGACACATCCTGAGGAAAGACATGGGAAGTTCAGGGTGTGCGACAGCACAAGTGTGACGGGGTAAATGCTGGTGAAAATGAGGCTGGAAAGATAAGCCAGGGCCTCATCTGCAGAGGTTCTTAGACACCCAAAATAGCCAGAGTTACTGCCTACTGTTTAAGTAGGGAAAAGGTGAGGGTGGAGAAGTGAATTTGATATGGATACATCAATGGTATGGATGTGCTAGCTGAGGCCAAACATTTCCCAAAGATTTATGGAGCCAGAGAAATAAAGTagaccaaaaaaaccaaaaccaaaacaaaacaaaaaacccatcaaaaacaacaacaacaaaacaatacaaaacaaaaaactacctgGAATTTAGTAACTGAAAGGTCAAAGCTTAAAAGTTCTTTTAGTAGCACGGAAAGCCAGTTTGTGCTATAAAGCTGTCAGAAGTAACTCTAAAAATCTGGAGACAACTTTTGGTCTAATTTATGACACAAGGAAAGACAGAACTGCGGTAGTTGCCTGACATTATGGCTTTTGTATgagcataattttattttacttgcagGGTTAATGTGATGAGCAGACAAACTAGgaggttaaaaataataaaacactagATATTTTTTTTAGAAGAGCAGAGAAGTAAATAGTGGGAGGAGGAAATGACCTTTTGAGGCACACAATAAAGTCCAAAGTATGTGCATTTTATGTTAATACCACAACGGATCTTGGATTCTCAAAATTTTTATATTCCTTGGAGATATTAACTCACAATTTCCTATTATCCTCAATGCCTGGTGGGACAAAGCACTTAACAGCATAAGAAGAATCACAAATAGCCGGGCAGAGAtcgtgcacgcttttaatcctagcactcaggaggcagacacaggtggatctctgtgagttcgaagccagcctggtctacagagctagttccaggacaggaaccaaaagctacagagaaacccgatcttgaaaaacaaaaacaaaaccaacaacaaaaaaagttttcAACAAATTTCAAGGGTTTCATTAGAACTAAAAGGGTGAAAAAGATCCTTTCTGGAAGCCAGAATATGAAATACACATATTTCTTTGGCGATTTTTGAGACTTTCTTCTTCCCCTGACCCAATGCTGTGGGTGTTAATGAAAAGAATGGACAGGATGGTACAAAATATGCAGTTAAGCTTAATCTGTATTAAATGTTGCACTTTTAGACTCAAATACTATAGGGACATACTAACAGTACTAGAAGCAATTTGTTGTTTATAATCTTAAAATGTAACTGAAAGCCTGGAATTTATACTTGCTACACCTGGCAAACTCTTGATGCTACCGAAAGATTTTGAAGATCCACCTGAAGCCTCTTGGAACAGTCGAGAAGTTGTAATTGAAGAGATCCAGGAAGAAGGGCGGGATGGGAGCAACAGAAACAAGCAGAGATGCAGAACTGAGACCACTCTAAACACAAAGCATAGAACTATGCAGTCCCAGGGACAGGCAAGAAAGACAGGGGGGCACGAAGGAAGACAAAGGTCACAACCACAGCCCCTCAGGAGAAAAAACAAAGGTCAAGACCCCAAGAGAATTTCTTCAGGTCCCTCCGGCCTCCTCCTCCCACAGAAGCAGCCCTTAACTTACATTTTTCGCACACCATCCTTCCACGAACGGTCCCCTCAACCGCCAAAGCAGGAGCAGCGGCCAAAAGACATCAACAACACAGCTGGAGAAGACTTCCCCTTCCGGCTACGTCATCCCGCTTCCGCTCTCAGCATCCCGCTCCAGCCTATCCCGCACCCGGAAAGCCGCGGGAGGGTCAAGCGAGAGCCGATGGGCGGGGCTTATTTCATTGTCCCACCCCTCTTCACCAATGATTGGCTGTGGACTTGGGAATCCCCACCTCCTGGGTCTGCGCCTGCGTGAGGGCCATGGCAGCCCGTCGCACCTGAGGAGGGTGGGAGGCGGTGGTGTCCCCTTCCCTGCGGCGGGCGGGAGAGTTAGGTAAGCCGGCGGCGTGCCCCTCGCGCTCGCCGGGGGCCGGTGCAGGACTCTCTGCCGACTGCCGCGGTGGCCTCCGGAGCGCCACGCGCCCTGCGGACCCGGGGATATCCGTGCGCGGACCGGACCCTCCTCTCAGTCCCCGCGTCTGTCCACGGGACAGACCCTCTGTCGCTGCCTCTCAGGTCGCCCGGGTGGGCAGCACGGGCTCTCTCTCTGCTGATGCCCCTCAATTGCCCACACTCCCGCCATCCGAGGTTGGGGCAGCATCTCGAGCCACTCTGGGTGGGGTTGAGCTGCGGTAGGCACAGGGGCAAAGGCTGCGTAGGAGGGCTCGGGAGCAGCCGCGCCTTCCGATCCGGCTCACGTCGGATCGCGACTGCAGTTGGTGGCTTTCCAGGTCTGGAGTGCTGGGGAACTCAGGGTCCTCCAGTGTTTGAGGAAGGGCTCCATTCAACGAGCCTTGGCGTTTGGGTACCGCTCGCTGTGTTAGATCAGAATTTGCAGGTGGTCCAGAAGCGCTCTCTATTCAGAGGATGGATTCCTTATCTCCTACCTGCCCGACTCCGGCACTGGAAGGAAGAGTCTCAGAAACTTTCCCCAAgtctttttttgctttcttttcttgggGAAAAGGCTTTCCCCAAGTCTTTCCCCCACGTTCTTCTCCGGACCCCTGAAGGTTATCTTCGTGTTGAAGAGACTGTGCTTGAAACGACTTTagtgtgtgtagccttggccgtGCCTGCTAACTTGTTCGTCCAGTTTGCTTAATCAGTATCATATCTGCCTTCGAAAACGACGGTGTGAATTAAATGAGGGCCGATAGAACAATGCCCAAACGGTGGATGTTTCTTTTTGACCGGGATTTTCACCACAATGTAATATGTAttactttaagttctttcttaattttaacCAGTATAACGTATAAACAGCCAGTTAGGTCAAATATACGAATTTAGAGACCATAAACGTTTGTTCCTCCTCCTACTCAAGTTCTACTTTTGACTAGAATTTAGAGTCTGTGACAGTGTTACTTGTTTTTCGAAGAGCTTCGGGAGCCGTTAGTTTAACATAATGTCCATCTAACTACCGTACTCACCACCATTTGCATGGCCAAGTGTATACTTGATTGGCATTTAGGATCTAAAGTGATTGCACTTTCCTGAttttggccaaaaaaaaaaaaggtaaaattagTTCCTTAATTGTCTCTAATACATGCCCCATTTGCCGAAACCAGTCATgagtatttaaatttttacta is a genomic window containing:
- the Cript gene encoding cysteine-rich PDZ-binding protein is translated as MVCEKCEKKLGRVITPDTWKDGARNTTESGGRKLNENKALTSKKARFDPYGKNKFSTCRICKSSVHQPGSHYCQGCAYKKGICAMCGKKVLDTKNYKQTSV